In Ananas comosus cultivar F153 linkage group 10, ASM154086v1, whole genome shotgun sequence, the following proteins share a genomic window:
- the LOC109716529 gene encoding uncharacterized protein LOC109716529, producing the protein MSMAMHTNDSWEWAGASPRISFSHDFSLPDGDPSPADAIFSDGKLLPLPPIAPNTTHPHPRPSSLPPTTTTIPSPPTTILYSEKHQHQQQQQQQPPIRPAGKKAATAAAAAAPFWRFGRSSSVSCCHARPSSSSGSFCPFPLIRSKSTGSALGPGNSIAASKNRGLYCNYAGGGGSLKRPLSYNKSNNHANINNNGGIRISPILNEPAGSAAATTTTGVSIFNYLLCSCGNRSMRRELALQCTP; encoded by the coding sequence ATGTCAATGGCGATGCACACCAATGACAGCTGGGAATGGGCCGGAGCCAGCCCGAGAATCTCCTTCTCCCACGACTTCTCACTCCCCGACGGCGATCCCTCCCCCGCCGACGCGATCTTCTCCGACGGCAaactcctccccctcccccccatCGCCCCCAACACCACCCATCCCCACCCTCGCCCTTCGTCCCTaccaccaacaacaacaacaattccATCCCCACCCACCACAATTCTTTACTCCGAAAAGCATCAgcatcagcaacagcagcagcagcagcctccaATAAGGCCTGCTGGTAAAAAGGCggcgacagcagcagcagcagcagcgcctTTCTGGAGGTTCGGGCGTAGCAGCAGCGTCAGCTGCTGCCATGCCCGGCCGTCGTCGTCATCGGGCTCCTTCTGCCCGTTCCCGCTAATCCGCAGCAAGTCGACCGGTTCGGCGCTGGGTCCTGGAAACTCGATCGCGGCAAGCAAGAACCGCGGGCTTTATTGTAACtacgccggcggcggcggcagcctGAAGCGGCCGTTATCGTATAATAAGAGTAACAATCAtgcaaatattaataataatggtGGGATTAGAATAAGTCCGATTCTGAACGAGCCCGCGGGTAGTGCTGCTGCAACAACCACGACTGGGGTGAGCATTTTCAACTACTTGCTGTGTAGCTGTGGTAATAGAAGCATGCGGAGAGAATTGGCCCTTCAATGCACTCCTTAG